Proteins encoded together in one Telopea speciosissima isolate NSW1024214 ecotype Mountain lineage chromosome 6, Tspe_v1, whole genome shotgun sequence window:
- the LOC122665812 gene encoding cytochrome P450 82C3-like, with product MAVLQSVFGYDSWNINHCFREANNMILGGNDSIEAIRIWSLSLLLNNRHVLKKAQEELDMHIGKDRKVDESDIIKLEYLQAIVKETLRLYLAAPLTAHEAMEECTIAGYRVSAGTRIVTNLWKIHQDPRIWFDPYEFRPKRFLTSHIGIDFRGQNFELIPFGSGRRMCPGVSFATQVVHLILARLLQGFELGTPSDEPVDMTESSGLTNLKATPLEVLLMPRLPCKLYQMNEMKHIHQS from the exons ATGGCGGTTTTACAGTCAGTATTTGGCTATGATTCATGGAATATTAATCATTGTTTCAGAGAAGCAAAT AATATGATTCTAGGAGGCAATGACAGTATTGAGGCGATTCGTATATGGTCTCTTTCACTATTACTCAACAATCGTCATGTACTGAAAAAAGCACAAGAGGAGTTGGACATGCATATCGGTAAGGACAGAAAGGTAGATGAATCAGATATCATTAAATTGGAATATCTCCAAGCTATTGTCAAGGAAACATTACGATTATACCTGGCAGCTCCATTAACAGCACATGAGGCCATGGAAGAGTGCACTATAGCTGGTTATCGGGTCTCGGCTGGTACCCGAATAGTGACAAACCTGTGGAAGATCCATCAAGATCCACGTATATGGTTCGACCCATATGAATTTCGTCCAAAGAGATTTCTTACAAGCCACATAGGCATTGATTTTCgaggtcaaaattttgaattaataCCGTTTGGGTCTGGCAGGAGAATGTGTCCTGGGGTTTCTTTTGCTACTCAAGTTGTGCACTTGATTCTTGCTCGTTTGCTTCAAGGGTTCGAGCTTGGAACCCCTTCAGATGAACCTGTGGATATGACAGAGAGCTCAGGGTTAACCAATCTCAAGGCAACCCCACTTGAAGTCCTTCTCATGCCTCGTCTTCCTTGCAAGCTTTATCAAATGAATGAGATGAAGCATATCCATCAATCTTAA
- the LOC122665813 gene encoding uncharacterized protein LOC122665813 yields MKGVNQTDIIQVLKSHIIHRFGLPETITCDNGSIFTADEVVAFAVELGITFTHSTPYYAQGNGQAEVNSKILKGCLAKVVDDNPRRWADMLSEVLWAFRTSQQTSTATTPFALTYDHDTVLPIEISVKSARVGYQQGLMPMTYSEAMLAELDDLD; encoded by the coding sequence ATGAAGGGAGTCAATCAGACGGACATCATCCAGGTCCTCAAGAGCCATATCATCCATAGATTTGGGCTCCCAGAAACGATCACTTGTGACAATGGGAGCATTTTCACCGCGGACGAAGTCGTTGCATTTGCAGTTGAGCTGGGAATAACATTCACCCACTCTACCCCATACTATGCGCAAGGCAATGGACAGGCCGAGGTCAATAGTAAGATTCTGAAGGGGTGCTTGGCTAAGGTGGTGGACGACAACCCACGAAGGTGGGCAGATATGCTCTCTGAAGTCCTTTGGGCATTTAGGACGTCACAGCAAACCAGCACGGCCACTACGCCCTTTGCTTTGACGTACGACCATGACACAGTGCTTCCAATTGAGATTAGTGTGAAGTCAGCACGAGTGGGGTACCAGCAGGGACTTATGCCAATGACCTACAGCGAGGCAATGTTGGCCGAGCTTGATGACTTGGATTAG